In Clavibacter californiensis, the sequence GCGCAGTGGCCGCTCGAGGGACGCCAATGGTCTCGACCACCACGCGAGGAGGCGCTGCCTCAGCCGTCGCCTCGCTCTTCTTCGTCCCGGTCAGGCGCGCCCACAACCCCATGCTCGGAGCGTAAGCGTGCACGGGCGTCACCAAGCGCCCCAGATGGGGGCTCATGCTCGCGACTTCAGGGCTGCCTCCCGCGGCAGCGTGGCGCTACTGCCCGGTGACCCACCTGGCTTCCGCACGATCGACCAGCTGACGCAGCCCATCGAGCCACGGACGGATGTCCTCGAAGACGTTGAAGCCATCAGGGGCGTCGGCGCTCGTCAGGCGCGCGTGCAGGAACTCCGGCGTTGAGGAGTAGACGACCGTCTCCGTGCCGTCTGGCAGTACGACGTCCCACCCGGAGCGGCCGAGAGGATCGCCGTAGAAGCGACGTACAGCGCCGGGTGGAGGTGTCGGCTGCGGGGTGTTCGAGCTGAGATTCGTGATGGTCGCGGCAACGACCAGCCCCGTGGCGCCCTGCTTCTCGATGAGGTTGCGGAGCTCCTTGAAGTACTGGTCCCGCTTGCTTGCTCGTATGTCTTTCATCTCCTCGTCGTACCAGGCGGTGAAGGCCGGTCCAGCGAGGTCCTTGTTGCTGAGGTTCTGCAGGATGAAGGTGACGCGCCTGCCGTTCATGATGGCGTTCTGGAGGCCCATGTCAGCGTCGTCGCCGCGGGCGAGGAAGAGCTTGGCGCCCTCATCTGCGAACCTCAGCGCCTGCCGGGCGGAAGCGATGACGGAGCGGGCGTCGCGGTGAAGGCTCATGGGGTGACCGTACCGCCCGCATCCGACGCCGGCTACTGCTCCATGTGGCCCGGGTCCCGCGGCTCCCAGGGGTCTCCGTTGCGCCACACGCGCCGTGGAGGCGGCAACGCGTCCCGGTGCTGCAGCCACCACACGTACGCAGCCTCCGCGCTGCTGAAGGGCCCGTGCGAGCCGTCGCCGAGTCGCGGCGTGAGGATCCACCCGTCCCAGTCGAGGACGAGGGTCGCGAGGTGCCGGCGGGACGGCCACGCGGTCGACCGGTCCTCGATGCTCGCGCCGCCCGGTGATGTCCGGTACAGCGCAGGCCCTACGGGCGCGCCGGCGGGTGTCGGGGTGGAGGAGTCGCGGCGCACCTTGTTCGTCATGCCAGGAGGCTACGAACGGGCGCCGACACCGCGGCTGGTGGTGCAGATGTGCACCAACATGGTGCGTCCCGATTCGGGCACTCTGGCGGGATGTCTGACCTCGAGACCATCATCCAGAAGCTCGTCCGCCAGGAGCTGCAGGAGCAAATGCCCGTCATCATCGCGCGAGCCCTCGACGAGGACCGACGTGCACACACCGAGGCGGAGCAGGCGAGCGGTGGCACCATGCCCGACCGCATGAGCGTGAAGGAAGCCGCGGCGGCCGCCCGGAGGCACGACGCGACGATCCGCGTTGCGCTCGAGGGTGGAGAGCTCCACGGCGTGCAGCGAGTCGCCCGTGGGAAGTGGATGATCGAGCGCCAGTGCCTCCTCGCGTGGATGGAGGGCGACCCGTGCATCCACAAGCAGAACGTCTCGCCGCTCCGCCCGCGACGGCCGAAGAACTGACGCGCACGATCGTTGCGTGAACGCCGGGCTGGACGCATAGAATCTGCGCATGGAGAAGGCTGAGCTGCTGTCGATGAAGAAGGCGGCGCAGCGCGTGCACCGCACCGAGCGCACCATCCAGAGGTGGATCAACGAAGACGGGATGCGCTTCATCTGGAAGGGCGGCCGCAAGATGATCCGCCTCGAGGACCTGCTGCTGCACTACCGAGCGAACCTCAAGGCGAACCCGGCCCGGCAGAAGCTGCACCCGCTCGAGTCGAACCCGATGCGAGGCGTCGTCGCCGGTCGCTGAGGTCTCTGCGGGGCTACCGTCTACGGGTGAACGCACACACCCTTGGATCGTGGTTGGACGTCCTCACGGACATCCTCATCCCCGTTCTGGCCATCTACATTCCCACCCGTCTCGCGGTCAGACTCGCGAAGGCGGAGCGGTTGGCGGCAGACGCTGCTCGCATCGAAGACAGGCGACTCGACGCAGAAGCACGGGCTGAGGATCGCCGCTTGGCTGTGGAGGCTCGCGATGAGGACCGTCGACTCGTGAAGGAGGCGCGCGACGAAGATCGCCGCCTTGAGCAAGAGGAGGACCGCGAGCGGCAGCGACAGGCAGGGGGAGCGGCCGCGCTGGAAGCCATGGAGCAGCTCCTGAGAGTGGCTCAGGAGCGCGAGGACTTCAAGCAGAGAGAGCTCCTAGTCCCGATGCGCTCTCTCCTGCTGGAGATGGGCTTGAAGCTGCGACCACATCATGCCGTGGTGAACCGCTGGGCGCTGGCCGACATCAATGCCGTGCTGCAAGTCACTGACGTGAGAGACGACGACGGGCGGCCCTTGCACATGGAGGAGATACAGGACCGCCACTCCGCGTTCAGTATCCGGATCTCACAGTGGCGCCTTGGCCGCACGCCTGACGCGTGGTTCGAGGGCCGCGAGGTGAAGCCCCTCGGCGAACCGCCCATGTAGTAGTCACGCCGACCGTCCACGGAGCGCAATTCGTCAGCCGTTCGTCAGCACACCTCGCAGCGACCACATCCAGTCATCAACGGCTGAACCCCACATCCCCGGAATCTCGGCATAGTCAACACCTGCCGTCGACAGCCAACACCCCGGCGGGAGTTCTGGATCAACGCGCCGACCCGCGTCTTCGTGGCGCGGGCCGGCGTCCCCGAGCTGACGCCGCTCGTCCTCAGCGATGCGGAGGTGCGCGACCTGGTCGAGCGGATGCTGCAGTCCTCCGGGCGCCGCGTCGACCTCTCCACGCCCTTCGTGGACGCCTCCCTGCCCGACGGATCCCGGCTCCACGTGGTGATCCCCGACGTCACGCGTCGCCACTGGGCCGTCAACATCCGCAAGTTCTCGCGGCGGATCCGCGAGCTCGACCACCTCGTCGCCCTCGGCAGCCTGCCGCTCCAGGCCGCGGAGTTCCTGCGCATGAGCGTGCGTGCGGGCCTCTCCATCGTCGTCAGCGGGGCGACGCACACGGGCAAGACCACGATGATCGACGCCCTCCTGTCCTCGGCGCGCGCGTCCGACCGCATCGTCACGGTCGAGGAGACCTTCGAGCTGGATCCCGCGGGACGCGACGTCGTGGCCATGCAGTGCCGGCAGCCGAGCCTCGAGGGCTCGGGCGAGATCACGCTGCGGCGGCTCATCAAGGAGGCGCTGCGGATGCGGCCCGACCGGCTCGTGGTCGGCGAGGTGCGCGAGGCGGAGTGCCTCGACCTCCTCATCGCGCTCAACTCGGGCGTGCCGGGCATGTGCTCGATCCACGCGAACAGCGCGCGCGAGGCGCTCGTCAAGCTCTGCACCCTGCCGTTGCTGGCCGGCCGCAACATCGACTCCGCCTTCGTCGTGCCGACCGTAGCCAGCTCGGTCGACCTCGTCGTGCACCTCGAGGTGCTGCCGTCCGGTGCCCGGCGGGTGGTCGAGATCCTCGCCCCCGGCGGCCGCCATTCGGGCATGGTCATCGAGGCGAGCTCGGTGTTCGCCCTGGAGGACGGGATCCTGACCGCCACAGGAGGCCAGCCCGCGCACCTGGCCAAGTTCCGCGCGGCCGGGCTGGATCCGCTCCGAGTCCTGGTGGGCGCGCCGTGAGCGTCGCCCTCGGGCTCGCGCTCGGCGCCGGCCTCGTGCTCCTCATCTCGCCGCGCCTGTGGCCCGCCTCGCCCGACGGGTCGGCGAGCGCCCGGGGGCTGACCGCGTCCGTGCACGACCGCCTCACCCACGCGGGTCTCGCTCGGGTCTCGGTGAGCTCCTTCCTCGCCGTCTCCGGGCTGGTCGGCCTGGCCGCGGGCGTGCTGGTGGAGGCGCTCCTCCGCGTGGACGGCGCCGCCCTCGCCGCGGCGGCGACCGGACTGCTGCTCCCGTGGGCCGTCGTCGGCGCGCGATCCGCGGCACGTCGTCGAGCCCATCGCGAGGTGTGGCCCGATGTCGTCGACCACCTCGTGAGCGCGGTCCGGGCGGGCATGGGGCTGCCGGATGCGGTGGCGTCGCTCGCCGTCGCGGGTCCCGCGGTCCTCCGGCCCGCCTTCCGGGACTTCGCGTCCGTGCACCGCACGACGGGCAGCTTCGCCGTGGCGCTCGACGAGCTCAAGGAGCAGCTGGCGGATCCGACGGCCGATCGCATCCTCGAGACGCTGCGGATGGCACGCGAGGTGGGCGGCACGCAGCTGCCCGACGTGCTCCGCGGGCTGGCCCGCTTCCTCCGGGAGGAGGCCGCCATCCGGAGCGAGGCCGAGGCCCGGCAGTCGTGGGTCGTCAACGCGGCCAAGCTAGGCGTCGCAGCCCCGTGGATCATCCTCGCCCTGCTGTCCACCCGGCACGAGGCCGTCGCCGCGTACGACACCGCCGCGGGCACCGTCGTGATCGTCGTCGGGCTCGTCGTGTCCGCCATCGCGTACCGGCTGATGCTCGCCCTCGGGCGGCTGCCGGAGGACCGGAGGTGGTTCGCATGACGGGCGTCGAGTCCTGGGGCGCCGTCCTCGGCCTCGTCGCGGGCGTGGGGCTCTGGACGATGATGGGGGCGGTTCCCCGGTTCCGCCGCGCTCGACTGCTCGACCGAGTGGCCCCGCACGTCCTCGACGTCTCGGAGGGCGCCCGGCGGCACCTCGCCCTCACCACCGTCCACCCGCTGCCCGTGCTCGGCACGCTCGGTGCCCCGGCCGTGATCCCGCTGAGACGCGGCCTCGCGCGCGTGCTCGGCGGCACGGAGCGCATCGAGCGGATGCTCGGACAGTCGGGCTCGGGCGAGGACGTCGAGCGGCACCGGTCGCGCCAGCTCGTCGGCCTCGTCCTCGGGGCCGCCGCGGGCATCGTGATCGCCGCCCTGGTGGGCGGCGCCGCCGTCGTGGCGGGAGGGCTGCCGCAGGCGCAGCTGGCCGCCGTGCCGTTCGTCGCGGCCGTCGCCGGTCTGGTCGCCTGCGACACCGCGCTCGAGCGGCGCGCGAAGCGTCGGATCGCGCGCATCCAGGCGGAGCTGCCCACCGTCCTGGAGTTCCTGGCACTCAGCCTCGCCGCGGGGGAGGGCCTGATCGACGCGCTCCGCCGCGTGGCCCGCGTCGGCTCAGGGGAGCTCGCGGCGGAGCTGGGGCGCGTCGTCGCCGACGTCGGCACCGGGATCCCCGTCACCCGAGCCTTCGACGACCTCTCCCGACGCCTCGCGATGCCCGCCGTGTCGCGTCTCGTCGACCAGCTCGCCGGATCCCTCGAGCGCGGCACACCGCTCGCGGAGGTGCTGCGCGCACAGGCCCAGGATGCGCGCGAGGTCGCCAAGCGCGAGCTCCTCGAGAGCGCCGGCCGCAAGGAGGTGGGGATGCTGGTGCCGCGCAAAATTGCGAAAAGGTACTCTTACTCCAAGAAGCGCCGACCCGCGAGCTCCGAGGCAGTCTCCACGCGATCCACAGCCTTCGAGAATAGATCCGTCCTGCGCCGGCTGTCGTACGGCTCCTTGGTGAGTTCGACTAACTTCTCGACTGCTTCCTGAAGTCCGTTCACGACAAGAGCGACGACCTCTGCGTCATCCGAGCACTTCTGCGCTTCGGGCAGGTACCGGTTGATGCGAGCAATGACGTCTATGTAAGCGTTTCGTGTGTCCGTCTGCGTGGCGCCGCCTGCTTCTGCAGTCTGTGCTTCGTAAAGGGAGGGAACGATGTTATCTAGCTCGGTAAACTGGCTCATAAGGTTGAAGCTACTGCAGCGGCGCGCTTTCCGCAGTGCCCTTACTTGGGGGTACACCGGCTGCGGTAACGCTCGATACTTGGCCATACGCTGGAGAGCCTGCTCCGCACGACCGGCTCAGACCGGCGTCGATCTGCCAGACGCTGACCCTCTCTGGGGGCCCGGTACAGATCTGCGTCTGTAGCAGCTGCCTCCCCGGGGCAGAGGACTCTGCTTGGAAGGTTCGCGCGGTGTCGCGAGCTTCGAGAGGGGTCGGGCGCTCTATGGCTCAAAGTTGTCGAAGGTATGGACACTACCAACTGCGCCTGATCCGGCTATAGTCTTCCTAGTGATCCGAGGGGAAGCAAGTTGGCGATGTTCGGGAAGAACAGCAAGTCCCTGACACCGACGTCAGGTGACGGCATAGCAGTAGCCCAAACCGACGATGCGCTGCCCATCGATACCGTGTCTGTGGTGATCCCAGGTATCTCCGCAATTGAATTGCCCGAGGCGCGCGAGGCTTTTGAGGTTGGTATCAAAGCGTTTGGAGATCGCATGATGACCGAGGCTGAACGCCTCGAAGCGGTTCATCGTAATGACA encodes:
- a CDS encoding helix-turn-helix domain-containing protein, whose amino-acid sequence is MSDLETIIQKLVRQELQEQMPVIIARALDEDRRAHTEAEQASGGTMPDRMSVKEAAAAARRHDATIRVALEGGELHGVQRVARGKWMIERQCLLAWMEGDPCIHKQNVSPLRPRRPKN
- a CDS encoding MerR family transcriptional regulator — translated: MEKAELLSMKKAAQRVHRTERTIQRWINEDGMRFIWKGGRKMIRLEDLLLHYRANLKANPARQKLHPLESNPMRGVVAGR
- a CDS encoding type II secretion system F family protein; this encodes MSVALGLALGAGLVLLISPRLWPASPDGSASARGLTASVHDRLTHAGLARVSVSSFLAVSGLVGLAAGVLVEALLRVDGAALAAAATGLLLPWAVVGARSAARRRAHREVWPDVVDHLVSAVRAGMGLPDAVASLAVAGPAVLRPAFRDFASVHRTTGSFAVALDELKEQLADPTADRILETLRMAREVGGTQLPDVLRGLARFLREEAAIRSEAEARQSWVVNAAKLGVAAPWIILALLSTRHEAVAAYDTAAGTVVIVVGLVVSAIAYRLMLALGRLPEDRRWFA
- a CDS encoding type II secretion system F family protein encodes the protein MTGVESWGAVLGLVAGVGLWTMMGAVPRFRRARLLDRVAPHVLDVSEGARRHLALTTVHPLPVLGTLGAPAVIPLRRGLARVLGGTERIERMLGQSGSGEDVERHRSRQLVGLVLGAAAGIVIAALVGGAAVVAGGLPQAQLAAVPFVAAVAGLVACDTALERRAKRRIARIQAELPTVLEFLALSLAAGEGLIDALRRVARVGSGELAAELGRVVADVGTGIPVTRAFDDLSRRLAMPAVSRLVDQLAGSLERGTPLAEVLRAQAQDAREVAKRELLESAGRKEVGMLVPRKIAKRYSYSKKRRPASSEAVSTRSTAFENRSVLRRLSYGSLVSSTNFSTAS